A genomic window from Anthocerotibacter panamensis C109 includes:
- a CDS encoding FecCD family ABC transporter permease has protein sequence MSRLPWLPWKQTIGLLLLGLGLMGAFGLSLAIGPERLSGEDLWQAALHQGDAVHQALLWDVRLPRTLVALMAGAGLGMSGALMQGMLRNGLADPFLLGISAGAALTAVALLTLGLFLSWVPLAAWLGAMVTTLIVYLLARTRAGLSSERLILAGVAVNSLLGSVTTTLLLLADQRVHAALNWLNGSLNGRTWADVTVAGPYLLGGLIAGTLLARPVNLLSLGDDLAVGLGVTLNRTRLLIGGVAALLAAGTATVAGLVGFVGLVVPHGVRMIVGTDYRWVLPLSAVAGGLLVILADTIARSSPIELPVGVITSLVGAPMFVWLLYRRSQGKETHR, from the coding sequence GTGAGCCGTCTTCCCTGGCTTCCCTGGAAGCAAACTATCGGGCTTCTCTTGCTGGGGTTGGGTCTGATGGGAGCGTTTGGACTTTCTCTGGCGATAGGACCCGAGCGCTTGAGCGGGGAAGACTTATGGCAAGCAGCGCTCCATCAAGGAGATGCCGTCCATCAAGCCCTGCTCTGGGACGTGCGTTTACCCCGGACTTTGGTGGCGCTGATGGCTGGGGCTGGGCTGGGCATGAGTGGGGCGCTCATGCAGGGGATGCTGCGCAACGGTCTGGCGGACCCGTTTTTGCTGGGTATCTCCGCAGGAGCGGCGCTGACAGCAGTAGCTCTTTTGACCCTGGGGCTCTTTTTATCTTGGGTGCCCTTGGCGGCTTGGTTGGGTGCCATGGTTACGACCTTGATTGTCTATCTGTTGGCACGCACCCGAGCGGGTCTTTCCTCAGAACGGCTGATTCTGGCGGGGGTGGCGGTCAATTCTCTGCTGGGCTCCGTCACGACTACTTTGCTACTTTTGGCCGACCAACGGGTACACGCTGCCCTAAATTGGCTCAATGGCAGCCTCAATGGGCGCACTTGGGCGGATGTGACGGTGGCTGGACCGTATCTGCTAGGGGGGTTAATCGCCGGGACGCTCCTCGCCCGCCCGGTCAATTTACTCAGCCTAGGCGATGACTTAGCCGTGGGGTTGGGAGTAACGCTCAACCGCACCCGGCTGTTGATTGGCGGTGTGGCGGCCCTATTGGCTGCTGGGACTGCTACGGTGGCGGGGTTGGTGGGCTTTGTCGGATTGGTGGTCCCTCACGGGGTGCGTATGATCGTGGGCACGGACTACCGCTGGGTACTCCCGCTCTCAGCCGTAGCAGGGGGGCTATTGGTCATCTTGGCGGACACAATAGCCCGCAGCAGTCCGATTGAACTCCCGGTAGGCGTCATAACTTCCCTCGTCGGAGCGCCCATGTTTGTCTGGCTGCTCTATCGACGTTCTCAGGGTAAGGAGACGCACAGATGA
- a CDS encoding cysteine desulfurase — protein MSTLLKLPITPSSPFPVEEVRADFPVLGQTVHGKPLVYLDNAASTQKPQTVIDTQTDLYSTYYANIHRGVHALSERSTAAYEAVRTKVQRFIHARHPEEIVFVRGTTEGINLVAQTFGQMRVQAGDEILLSAMEHHANIVPWQMLCAQKGATLRVIPIHDSGALDLEAYENLLTERTRLVALVHISNALGTINPVRQLIAMAHKRDIPVLIDGAQAISHLPVDVQELDCDFYVFSGHKLYAPTGTGVLYGKAELLQAMPPYQGGGDMIRTVSFAKTEYAPPPAKFEAGTPDIAGVIGLGAALDYLQNLGLESIARYEAGLLHYATKALSDIPGIRLIGTAPEKASILSFVLAGVHPHDVGTILDRAGIAIRVGHHCAQPLMERFGVPATARASLAFYNTPQEIDALVRALHYVQEVFG, from the coding sequence ATGAGCACACTGCTAAAACTTCCCATCACGCCATCGTCTCCTTTTCCGGTGGAGGAGGTCCGCGCCGATTTTCCAGTCCTTGGGCAAACCGTGCACGGTAAGCCTTTGGTCTATTTGGACAACGCCGCTTCGACCCAGAAACCGCAGACGGTCATCGATACGCAGACTGATCTCTACAGCACCTACTACGCCAACATCCACCGCGGGGTCCACGCCCTCTCGGAGCGGTCCACCGCCGCTTATGAAGCGGTGCGCACCAAAGTCCAACGCTTCATCCATGCCCGCCATCCTGAGGAGATCGTCTTTGTGCGCGGCACCACCGAAGGCATCAACCTAGTGGCCCAGACCTTTGGTCAGATGCGGGTACAGGCGGGGGATGAAATACTCCTTTCGGCGATGGAGCACCACGCCAACATTGTTCCTTGGCAGATGCTCTGCGCCCAAAAAGGAGCCACCTTGCGGGTCATCCCGATCCACGACAGCGGAGCACTAGACCTCGAAGCCTACGAAAACCTGCTCACCGAGCGGACCCGCCTCGTCGCGCTAGTCCACATCTCCAATGCCTTGGGGACCATTAACCCCGTCCGCCAACTCATTGCGATGGCCCACAAGCGGGATATCCCGGTGCTCATCGACGGGGCACAAGCCATCTCACACCTGCCGGTAGACGTGCAGGAATTGGACTGTGATTTCTATGTCTTCTCCGGTCACAAGCTCTACGCCCCCACCGGAACGGGGGTGCTTTATGGCAAAGCAGAACTGCTCCAGGCCATGCCCCCCTATCAAGGCGGCGGCGACATGATCCGCACGGTCAGCTTTGCGAAAACAGAGTACGCCCCCCCGCCCGCCAAGTTTGAGGCCGGGACACCAGATATCGCTGGGGTCATCGGGCTGGGTGCTGCCTTGGATTATCTCCAAAACCTGGGACTAGAGTCGATTGCCCGCTACGAAGCCGGACTGCTCCACTACGCGACCAAAGCACTGTCTGATATTCCAGGCATCCGGCTCATCGGTACAGCACCGGAGAAAGCAAGCATCCTCTCTTTTGTCTTGGCAGGCGTCCATCCCCACGATGTCGGCACGATTCTAGACCGGGCGGGGATTGCGATTCGCGTAGGCCATCACTGCGCCCAACCCCTGATGGAGCGCTTTGGGGTCCCGGCTACCGCCCGCGCCTCCTTGGCTTTCTACAACACGCCCCAGGAAATCGATGCTTTAGTACGTGCACTCCACTACGTACAGGAGGTATTTGGCTGA
- a CDS encoding ABC transporter ATP-binding protein, whose product MNLVTQELQGGYGEKLLIQGVNFVLGTGEWVSLLGPNGSGKSTLLRLLSRILTPSGGVVLLDGEAIHTQPPWRVAQKMALLPQHQTVPQGLTVRQLVSLGRTPYQPWWRWSLSDEDQAKIEQALIQTQIQALSERPLEHLSGGERQRAFLALALAQDPRILLLDEPTTYLDLRYQLELLALLHTLNQERHLSILSVLHELNLAARYSHRLALLKKGRIVALGTVGEVMTPAYLAEVFGVAATILDTPIGPQICALGNLAQD is encoded by the coding sequence ATGAACCTTGTCACGCAGGAACTCCAGGGTGGCTACGGCGAAAAACTGCTTATCCAAGGAGTGAATTTCGTTTTGGGGACCGGAGAATGGGTGAGTCTGTTAGGCCCCAATGGTTCCGGTAAATCCACGTTACTGCGGCTTCTCAGCCGCATTCTCACCCCTAGCGGCGGGGTCGTGCTCCTGGATGGGGAAGCGATTCACACCCAACCCCCCTGGCGTGTCGCCCAAAAAATGGCCCTCCTGCCCCAGCATCAGACCGTTCCACAAGGGCTAACGGTACGCCAACTGGTCAGTTTGGGCCGTACCCCCTACCAACCCTGGTGGCGATGGAGTCTCAGCGACGAGGATCAAGCAAAAATCGAGCAAGCGCTGATTCAGACGCAGATCCAGGCGTTGAGCGAACGTCCTCTAGAACACCTCTCCGGCGGGGAGCGCCAGCGGGCTTTTCTGGCCCTTGCCCTCGCCCAAGACCCGCGTATTCTTCTGTTAGATGAGCCGACTACCTATCTAGACCTGCGCTATCAACTGGAACTTTTAGCGCTGCTGCACACGCTGAATCAAGAGCGCCACTTATCTATCCTCTCTGTGCTGCACGAACTCAATCTGGCTGCTCGCTATAGCCATCGTCTCGCCCTTTTAAAAAAAGGTCGGATCGTCGCCTTAGGGACGGTTGGCGAAGTCATGACCCCCGCCTATCTAGCGGAAGTCTTTGGGGTGGCAGCGACTATCCTGGACACGCCGATTGGACCTCAAATTTGTGCTCTGGGCAATCTGGCCCAGGACTAG
- the sufC gene encoding Fe-S cluster assembly ATPase SufC produces MLELKNVHATVEGKEILKGISLTVRPAEVHAIMGPNGSGKSTLASVLAGREGYVVTAGEIYYQGRNLLELSPEERAREGIFLAFQYPVEIPGVNNIYFLKAALNAQRKHRGEEELDALEFLALVREKVRLVEMDERLLKRPVNEGFSGGEKKRNEMLQMAVLEPTLSILDETDSGLDIDALKVVAQGVNSLRSPERAFLLITHYQRLLNYIVPDVVHVLVDGRIVRSGDKALALELEAKGYAWLEQKAAVTA; encoded by the coding sequence ATGTTAGAACTCAAAAACGTCCATGCCACGGTTGAGGGTAAAGAGATCCTCAAAGGCATAAGTCTCACGGTCCGTCCCGCAGAGGTCCATGCCATCATGGGGCCGAATGGCTCCGGGAAGAGCACCCTAGCGAGCGTCCTTGCCGGACGTGAGGGCTATGTCGTCACCGCCGGAGAAATCTATTATCAGGGCCGGAATTTGCTGGAACTCAGTCCCGAAGAGCGGGCGCGGGAAGGGATTTTCCTGGCCTTCCAGTATCCGGTCGAGATCCCTGGGGTCAATAATATTTATTTTCTCAAAGCTGCCCTCAACGCTCAGCGTAAGCATCGGGGCGAAGAAGAATTGGACGCGTTGGAGTTTCTCGCCCTAGTGCGTGAGAAGGTCCGCTTGGTCGAGATGGACGAGCGCCTGCTCAAGCGTCCGGTCAACGAGGGTTTCTCCGGCGGCGAAAAAAAACGCAACGAAATGCTCCAGATGGCTGTCTTAGAGCCGACGCTGAGTATTTTGGACGAGACGGATTCCGGGCTGGACATCGATGCGCTCAAAGTTGTCGCTCAGGGCGTCAATAGCCTGCGCTCCCCCGAACGAGCGTTTTTACTGATCACGCACTATCAGCGCTTGCTCAACTATATTGTTCCCGACGTGGTGCATGTCCTGGTCGATGGGCGCATCGTGCGCTCTGGGGACAAAGCCTTGGCGCTGGAACTTGAAGCGAAGGGCTATGCCTGGTTGGAACAGAAGGCTGCTGTAACTGCCTGA
- the sufD gene encoding Fe-S cluster assembly protein SufD codes for MTAKYAAEIHPLAGENRLLADCLDVPTEPLALRQRRRRARDRFRALGFPTTRQEAWRHTNIAPLTKIPFAPAQQKLLTAEALRPYTYPETIRLVFVNGFFAPEHSDTLPQDCVLGSLAHLLTDAPERVAAHVGRYAGVEEQTFTALNTACWRDGAFLYVPPAVVLNQPIHLIYVAVTGEEATVSYPRTSVVLGVGAEATVLETYTGWGVAPYFTCPVTELVLEEDAILDYYLLQREQSHHLGALQIHLARDSVFTGHSLDLGGSLVRHDLTAVLDGEGCSCTLDGLYLVDRGQHTDNHLRVDHTRPQGTSLERYRGILAGDGQAVFKGNIRVHPQAQKTHAQQTNRNLLLSDEALVHTNPQLEILANDVKCSHGATVGQLDQDALFYLRSRGLGETEAHQLLVYAFASDILGGIRIEAVRTSLEALLLAQCRQIKE; via the coding sequence ATGACCGCCAAATATGCCGCTGAAATTCATCCCTTGGCTGGGGAAAACCGCCTTTTGGCAGACTGTCTGGACGTACCGACCGAGCCCTTGGCCCTGCGTCAGCGCCGCCGTCGCGCCAGAGACCGCTTCCGGGCGTTGGGTTTCCCGACGACGCGCCAGGAAGCGTGGCGGCATACCAATATCGCCCCCTTGACCAAAATTCCTTTTGCTCCGGCCCAACAAAAACTCCTGACGGCAGAAGCCCTGCGTCCTTACACCTATCCCGAGACGATACGGCTGGTTTTCGTCAATGGCTTTTTCGCCCCGGAACATTCGGATACCCTTCCTCAAGACTGTGTGTTAGGCAGTTTGGCGCACCTGCTCACCGACGCACCGGAGCGCGTGGCAGCTCATGTGGGACGCTATGCTGGGGTGGAGGAGCAGACCTTTACCGCCCTCAACACTGCCTGCTGGCGCGATGGTGCGTTCTTATACGTGCCGCCCGCAGTTGTGCTCAACCAGCCGATTCACCTCATCTATGTCGCTGTCACGGGCGAAGAAGCCACGGTTTCCTATCCGCGTACCTCCGTTGTCCTCGGGGTAGGAGCTGAGGCGACCGTCTTGGAGACCTATACAGGCTGGGGCGTAGCGCCCTATTTTACCTGCCCGGTGACCGAACTGGTCCTGGAGGAGGACGCCATCTTGGATTATTACCTGCTCCAGCGCGAACAGTCCCATCACCTGGGTGCCCTCCAAATACACCTGGCGCGGGATAGTGTATTCACTGGGCACAGCCTAGATCTAGGAGGAAGCCTAGTCCGCCATGACCTGACAGCAGTCCTCGACGGGGAGGGCTGTAGCTGTACTCTAGACGGGCTCTATCTCGTGGACCGGGGACAGCATACCGACAACCATCTGCGCGTGGACCACACCCGCCCCCAAGGTACAAGCCTGGAGCGCTATCGGGGCATTCTGGCTGGGGACGGGCAGGCGGTCTTCAAGGGCAACATTCGGGTCCATCCCCAAGCGCAAAAAACCCATGCCCAACAGACCAACCGCAACCTGCTCCTCTCGGACGAAGCCCTAGTCCACACCAACCCGCAACTAGAGATCCTGGCTAACGACGTCAAGTGCAGCCACGGGGCTACAGTCGGTCAACTGGACCAGGACGCCCTTTTCTACTTGCGCTCGCGGGGCTTGGGGGAGACCGAAGCGCACCAACTGCTCGTCTATGCCTTTGCCAGCGATATCTTAGGCGGCATCCGTATCGAAGCCGTCCGCACCAGCCTTGAAGCACTCCTACTCGCCCAATGCCGTCAAATCAAGGAGTAA
- a CDS encoding zinc-dependent alcohol dehydrogenase family protein: MRVMLLASSKQPLRCTDLPQPVPGPEEVLLQVHACGVCRTDLHILDGELLQPKLPLVPGHQIVGTVIAKGLAVEQVVVGERVGVPWLGYTCQHCRYCLRGQENLCDHARFTGYDHHGGYAEYAVAHERFCFAIPAGYPDIQAAPLLCAGLIGYRALCLAGEAERLGLYGFGAAAHIVLQVARFQGRRVFAFTRPEDTRSQQFARSLGAFWVGGSGELPPEELDAALIFAPAGALVPRALRAVAKGGTVVCAGIHMSDIPSFPYELLWGERVLRSVANLTRQDGVEFLTLAPQVPVQTTVEPYPLIQANQALSDLRQGNIEGAAVLVITHH, translated from the coding sequence ATGCGCGTCATGCTCTTAGCTAGCTCAAAGCAACCGCTGCGCTGTACGGACCTGCCCCAGCCTGTTCCTGGACCCGAGGAGGTTTTGCTCCAGGTCCATGCCTGTGGGGTCTGCCGGACGGATCTGCATATTCTCGATGGTGAGTTGCTCCAGCCCAAGCTTCCGCTGGTCCCCGGACATCAGATCGTGGGTACCGTAATCGCCAAAGGTCTGGCAGTAGAACAAGTTGTCGTGGGGGAGCGCGTCGGGGTGCCTTGGTTGGGTTATACCTGCCAGCACTGCCGCTATTGTCTGCGTGGGCAGGAAAATCTCTGCGACCACGCCCGCTTTACTGGCTATGACCACCATGGCGGATACGCCGAGTACGCTGTGGCTCATGAGCGCTTCTGTTTTGCGATCCCGGCGGGCTATCCCGATATTCAGGCAGCTCCGCTCCTGTGTGCCGGCTTGATTGGCTACCGTGCCCTGTGCCTTGCGGGTGAGGCTGAGCGCTTGGGGCTCTACGGCTTTGGAGCAGCAGCCCATATTGTCCTTCAAGTAGCACGCTTCCAGGGGCGTCGGGTCTTTGCCTTTACCCGCCCGGAGGATACCCGCAGTCAGCAGTTTGCCCGCTCCTTGGGAGCCTTTTGGGTCGGGGGTTCTGGGGAGTTGCCCCCCGAAGAACTGGATGCAGCGCTCATTTTTGCCCCGGCGGGCGCGTTGGTCCCCAGGGCGCTCCGGGCGGTGGCTAAGGGGGGTACGGTCGTCTGTGCCGGGATTCACATGAGCGATATTCCTTCGTTCCCCTACGAACTGCTCTGGGGCGAGCGGGTACTGCGCTCGGTCGCCAATCTGACCCGACAGGACGGGGTGGAATTTCTGACGCTGGCTCCACAGGTCCCTGTCCAGACCACGGTAGAGCCCTATCCGCTCATCCAGGCGAATCAAGCCTTGAGCGACCTGCGCCAAGGGAACATCGAGGGTGCGGCGGTCTTAGTCATAACGCACCATTAG
- a CDS encoding SUF system Fe-S cluster assembly regulator has protein sequence MIRLTKQSDYGVVLMTRLACEPERFFNASELAAQTHIPPSIVMKVLKLLTGAGLLVSHRGVKGGYGLAYPPAQISIAQIIRALEGPIALTECVERPGSCGLEPSCPLRNPWQHINQAVHQLLADISLAQILHPRPQIAPVSNPVAYPIYPMHT, from the coding sequence ATGATTCGCCTGACCAAGCAGAGCGACTATGGAGTTGTCCTGATGACGCGCTTGGCCTGTGAACCGGAGCGGTTCTTCAATGCCTCCGAACTGGCGGCTCAGACTCATATCCCCCCGTCCATTGTGATGAAAGTGCTCAAGCTCTTGACTGGAGCGGGGTTGCTGGTCTCCCATCGGGGCGTCAAAGGCGGGTACGGACTGGCCTATCCCCCAGCACAGATTTCCATAGCGCAGATTATCAGGGCGCTAGAAGGACCGATAGCCCTCACAGAATGTGTGGAGCGCCCCGGCAGTTGTGGTCTGGAGCCGTCTTGTCCGTTACGCAATCCCTGGCAGCACATCAATCAGGCGGTGCACCAGCTCTTGGCGGATATCTCCCTAGCTCAGATCCTCCATCCTAGGCCGCAAATAGCCCCAGTCTCCAACCCCGTCGCCTATCCTATCTATCCCATGCATACCTGA
- the sufU gene encoding Fe-S cluster assembly sulfur transfer protein SufU: MSELRDLYQEVILDHYKRPRNFGVLPQANREAQGHNPLCGDRVTVYLHLADDRVQNIRFQGSGCAISTASASLMTEVLKGKTLAQAEELFANFHELLTGAQEAGHSPEVGKLEILAGVRAFPVRIKCATLAWHTLNAALHNSFAAVSTE, translated from the coding sequence ATGTCCGAACTGCGCGACCTCTATCAGGAGGTCATCCTCGACCATTACAAACGCCCGCGCAACTTCGGGGTACTGCCGCAAGCCAACCGCGAAGCCCAAGGCCATAATCCCCTATGCGGCGACCGGGTGACCGTCTACCTCCACCTCGCAGACGACCGGGTGCAAAACATCCGCTTCCAGGGCTCCGGCTGCGCCATCTCGACCGCTTCAGCCTCCCTGATGACCGAAGTGCTCAAGGGCAAAACCCTGGCTCAGGCAGAGGAGCTGTTTGCCAATTTCCACGAACTGTTGACCGGAGCACAGGAAGCGGGGCATAGCCCGGAGGTCGGAAAACTGGAGATCCTGGCTGGAGTGCGCGCCTTCCCGGTCAGGATCAAGTGCGCCACCTTGGCATGGCACACACTTAACGCTGCGCTACACAACAGTTTTGCCGCTGTCTCCACAGAATAG
- the sufB gene encoding Fe-S cluster assembly protein SufB, with protein MTTSTQTILELTNRAYPFGFVTEVEQETVAPGLSEEVIRLISAKKQEPEFMLEWRLKAYRHWLTMHEPTWANIHYPPIDYQQMVYFAAPKRDQPKSLDEVDPEILKTYEKLGIPLQERAVLAGVAVDAVFDSVSVATTFREKLADLGIIFCSFSEAVREHPALVQKYLGAVVPAQDNFFAALNAAVFSDGSFVYIPKGVHCPMELSTYFRINAQNTGQFERTLIIADEGSYVSYLEGCTAPMRDENQLHAAVVELIALDNATIKYATVQNWYPGDQQGKGGIYNFVTKRGRCEGHHAKISWTQVETGSAITWKYPSCILKGDYSVGEFYSVALTNNYQQADTGTKMVHIGKHTKSTIVSKGISAGHGQNTYRGAVKILSAAHGARNYSQCDSMLIGDQCSAHTFPYIDVHNPTAQMEHEASTAKIGEDQLFYCKQRGIAIEDAVSMIVHGFCKEVFRELPMEFAVEAQKLLEVSLEGSVG; from the coding sequence ATGACCACTTCCACCCAAACCATCCTCGAACTCACCAACCGCGCTTATCCGTTCGGCTTCGTTACTGAAGTTGAGCAAGAGACCGTCGCGCCGGGGCTGAGTGAGGAGGTGATCCGCCTCATCTCAGCCAAGAAACAGGAGCCGGAATTTATGCTGGAATGGCGGCTCAAGGCGTACCGCCATTGGCTGACGATGCACGAGCCGACTTGGGCGAATATCCACTATCCGCCGATAGATTACCAGCAGATGGTCTACTTCGCGGCTCCGAAGCGCGACCAACCCAAGAGCCTGGACGAGGTGGACCCGGAGATCCTCAAGACCTACGAGAAACTAGGTATCCCGCTCCAAGAACGAGCAGTCTTGGCGGGGGTGGCGGTGGATGCGGTTTTTGACAGCGTTTCGGTCGCCACCACTTTTCGCGAGAAGCTCGCAGACTTGGGAATTATCTTTTGCTCTTTCTCCGAAGCAGTCCGCGAACACCCAGCATTAGTGCAGAAATATCTGGGTGCTGTCGTGCCTGCGCAGGACAATTTCTTTGCTGCGCTCAATGCAGCCGTCTTTAGTGATGGGTCGTTTGTCTACATCCCTAAAGGGGTGCACTGCCCGATGGAACTCTCGACTTATTTCCGCATCAATGCCCAGAATACGGGTCAGTTCGAGCGGACGCTGATTATTGCTGACGAAGGGAGCTATGTCAGCTATCTGGAGGGCTGCACCGCTCCGATGCGCGACGAAAACCAACTCCATGCTGCGGTGGTCGAACTGATCGCGCTTGACAACGCCACGATCAAGTACGCGACCGTCCAGAACTGGTATCCGGGAGACCAACAGGGCAAAGGGGGCATCTACAACTTTGTCACCAAGCGTGGGCGCTGCGAAGGGCACCATGCCAAGATCTCCTGGACGCAGGTCGAGACGGGTTCAGCCATCACCTGGAAGTATCCCAGTTGTATCCTCAAGGGCGACTACTCGGTGGGGGAGTTCTACTCGGTGGCGCTGACCAACAACTACCAACAAGCCGACACCGGGACCAAGATGGTCCATATCGGCAAGCATACCAAGAGCACCATTGTCTCCAAGGGTATCAGCGCCGGACACGGCCAAAACACCTACCGGGGGGCCGTCAAGATCCTGAGTGCCGCACACGGTGCTCGCAACTACTCCCAATGCGACTCGATGCTCATCGGGGACCAATGCTCTGCCCACACCTTCCCCTACATTGATGTGCACAATCCGACCGCGCAGATGGAGCACGAAGCCTCGACCGCGAAGATCGGCGAAGATCAACTCTTCTACTGCAAGCAGCGCGGGATCGCGATAGAGGACGCGGTGTCGATGATCGTCCATGGCTTCTGTAAAGAGGTTTTCCGGGAATTGCCGATGGAATTTGCTGTCGAGGCCCAAAAGCTCCTGGAAGTCAGCCTCGAAGGCAGCGTCGGCTAG
- a CDS encoding DUF59 domain-containing protein, translating into MELPTPSGLEKQVIEVLKTIYDPEIPVDIYELGLIYHLTVCEAGQVYLQMTLTAPGCPVAGSLPAEVETAVRCIPGVTEAVVELVWEPAWNPALMSEAAQLKLGFF; encoded by the coding sequence ATGGAACTTCCAACCCCATCGGGTCTAGAGAAGCAGGTCATCGAAGTCCTCAAGACCATCTATGACCCCGAGATCCCCGTCGATATCTATGAATTGGGCCTCATCTATCACCTGACGGTCTGCGAAGCAGGTCAGGTCTACCTCCAGATGACGCTCACGGCCCCCGGCTGCCCCGTGGCGGGCTCCCTTCCGGCTGAGGTCGAGACGGCGGTGCGCTGTATACCGGGGGTGACGGAGGCTGTAGTGGAATTAGTCTGGGAGCCCGCTTGGAATCCCGCTCTGATGTCGGAAGCTGCTCAACTCAAGCTTGGATTCTTTTAG
- a CDS encoding cyclic peptide export ABC transporter has protein sequence MKLITLLLRYSWAVVFTATLLGIVGGASSAALLALINTQLSRTDREAGTLVWSFVGLVLVSLITNLLSRVLFIRLSQRVVFDLRLRLCRQILSAPLPQIEQAGLPRLFAALTEDIPTVVHALFQLPSLCTNLAILIGCLGYLGSLSLMAGGLLVGYLTITFAGYTLFFDQQAKHYLKLGREEWDRLVVHFEALTQGNKELKLHRPRQEAFLREQLEPSATEMERISIQGGSLYAVGVVWSQILYFIFIGLVLFGLPTIHTAVLTGYTLTALYLSVPVTGLLDIFPALRRANISMRQIEGLGLSLLTQQRDEPTYPPSQTWNSLVLQGVTRTYQQGQTAQNFTLGPVDVTFRPGELVFLVGGNGSGKTTLAKLLVGLYSPQVGEIYLDGRRITEQNQDSYRQFFSAIFTDFYLFDRLLGLDSPGLDYSARAYLEKLQLEHRVTIKEGMVSTLALSQGQRKRLALLTACLEDRPFYVFDEWAANQDPQFQQVFYLELLQELKARGKTILVISHDDQYFHVADRVIYLDQGRICSVSKPVTYAANGSVPEGSSRML, from the coding sequence GTGAAGCTGATCACCCTACTGTTGCGTTATTCCTGGGCTGTCGTGTTTACGGCTACGCTGCTGGGCATCGTTGGGGGAGCGAGCAGTGCTGCGCTGTTGGCCCTCATCAACACCCAACTGTCGCGTACCGACCGTGAAGCCGGAACGTTGGTCTGGTCCTTTGTGGGGCTAGTCCTCGTCAGTCTCATCACCAATCTCCTCTCGCGGGTGCTGTTCATTCGTCTGTCCCAACGGGTGGTCTTTGACCTACGCCTGCGCTTGTGTCGGCAAATCTTGAGCGCACCTTTGCCCCAGATTGAGCAAGCAGGGCTGCCCCGACTCTTTGCCGCCCTTACGGAGGATATCCCGACGGTGGTCCATGCGCTTTTCCAACTACCTTCTCTGTGCACCAACCTAGCCATTCTCATCGGCTGTCTGGGGTATCTAGGCTCGCTCTCCCTGATGGCGGGCGGCTTGCTAGTCGGCTATTTGACGATCACGTTTGCGGGCTATACGCTCTTCTTTGACCAGCAGGCAAAACATTATCTAAAACTGGGGCGCGAGGAATGGGACCGTCTGGTCGTTCACTTTGAGGCGCTGACTCAGGGCAACAAAGAACTCAAGCTCCATCGTCCGCGCCAGGAAGCCTTTCTGCGGGAGCAACTGGAGCCAAGCGCCACCGAGATGGAGCGGATCAGTATCCAGGGGGGGAGTCTCTATGCCGTCGGGGTTGTCTGGAGCCAGATTTTATACTTCATCTTTATCGGTCTGGTCTTATTTGGGCTACCCACCATCCACACCGCCGTGCTCACTGGGTACACCCTCACCGCGCTATATCTGAGCGTCCCGGTAACCGGGCTCTTGGATATCTTCCCGGCGCTGCGCCGTGCCAATATCTCGATGCGTCAAATTGAGGGTTTGGGCCTCTCGTTGTTGACCCAACAGAGGGATGAGCCTACCTATCCTCCTTCTCAGACCTGGAATAGCCTGGTATTGCAAGGGGTAACCCGGACCTATCAGCAGGGTCAGACAGCCCAGAACTTTACCCTTGGCCCGGTGGACGTGACGTTCCGTCCAGGGGAGTTAGTTTTTTTAGTCGGCGGCAACGGCAGCGGCAAAACGACGTTAGCCAAGCTGTTGGTCGGTCTCTATAGCCCGCAGGTGGGAGAGATCTATCTGGATGGTCGGCGCATCACCGAGCAGAACCAGGATTCCTACCGCCAGTTTTTCTCTGCTATTTTTACGGATTTTTATTTATTCGACCGCTTGCTCGGGCTGGATAGTCCTGGACTGGACTACAGCGCCCGTGCCTATCTAGAAAAACTCCAACTGGAGCACAGAGTAACGATTAAAGAGGGCATGGTCTCCACGCTGGCGCTGTCTCAGGGGCAGCGCAAACGTCTGGCTTTACTCACTGCCTGCCTGGAGGACCGTCCTTTTTATGTTTTTGATGAATGGGCTGCCAATCAGGACCCGCAGTTTCAGCAGGTGTTTTATCTCGAATTGCTCCAGGAACTCAAGGCTCGGGGCAAGACCATCTTGGTCATCAGCCACGATGACCAATACTTCCATGTAGCCGACCGTGTTATCTACCTCGATCAAGGCAGGATCTGCTCGGTATCTAAGCCAGTAACCTATGCTGCCAACGGCTCTGTGCCCGAAGGAAGCTCACGGATGCTCTAA